CTTCCTCCTGGTTCATTGGGCTGGCCTTATATTGGAGAAACTCTGCAGCTTTTCTCTCAAAATCCTCAACAATTTTTCACTTCTAGACAAAAAAGGTATTATGTTATGATCACATAAAAAGCAGCACTTAAAATGGTCTCACAGTTTTTGCTTGTGAAATAATTAACAAGCACAAATATTTTCATGAGCATAATTTTAGATGCATTAAGATGTAGGAAGTCTTACTTTCTTTATTTTGACGGTTTTGATATGTTTAccttaaattaatatttgttaaaataatttgataattttactataaaatatatttcaatatgggtttatattttttttggtatatgtttACATACTTAATCTcattatttcattcatttttttttcactacTATTTTGAGTCCTTTTATATTCACATATCAAAATGTCTCGATTACTTCTTATCTTCTCAttcacttatattatccttcTATTGTTATAAATAGCATAAATTTTTGTGAGGGACGATCTGTTTGAGTGactgtgagagacggtctttttgagtGACCCTCCTTAATTTAGTCAGCCCATTATCATTATTCagtttaattaagttttaataggCTGTACATAAAAAACATGAGACGGTTACTTAGAAGACTAGCTGtctaaataaatattagaaGACTAGCTGTCTAAATAAATATTTGAATTCTTTTTAgtaatatataaatcaaatttattaaACTCAATCCATTTACTATGTTACAAaaagtgttattattataaggAATTTAATTGATAAATTACAAAACGTTGATGAGGTTTTCGAAAAGGagagaaaataagaacaaaTATAAAAGATTAGTCATATCAAGCTTTAATATAAGAATGAAGCTCACATGGGGTATATtgtattgattaattataaaataataggTACGGGGACATATTCAAGACCCACATATTAGGGTGCCCATGCATAATGGTAGCGAGTCCGGAGGCCGTTAAATTTGTTCTGATGGCAAAGGCAAATTTGTTCAAACCAACGTACCCGAAGAGCAAGGAAAGATTGATAGGTTCATTGGCAATTTTCTTTCAACAAGGTTCTTATCATGCTCAAATAAGGAAGTTGGTTCAAACGTCACTTTCACTAGATACTATTAAACCCCTTATCCCCGACGTTCAAGTCATTGCCAAATCTACTTTAGATTCGTGGGCCAATGGTCAAATTATTCATGTTTTTTACGAATTGAAGAaggtaaaaatttaattattataatttaaaattgttttaagaTATATAATAAATGGTCGAATATTTCATGATTTTCATGATATGAACAAGATAACTTTTAGacatataatataaaatcaataCATATAGAAATTtacagcttttttttttttttgaatataacGAATGGTTTAGATGTTCATCTTCTATTAAGTTAACAAGTTAATTAACAATAGGCAtgtataaataatttttcaattactGGTTCTgtctattatttttatatttaaataatttatatttattttttaatctcattaacatattttaacttttacttttaattataaaatttattctaatttttttatttatcatcaAATATCTTCTCTATAAAGATAAGTTGATGATGATCAGTGCCTTAGTGGATATTAAATGTTTTTTCAAGGTTGGTAAAATGTAGATTCTAGAATAATGCTCAAGTTAATAATGTTGATGGGTGATGAAATATGATTGGTTTTCAGTTCACTTTCGACGTAGCTGTTCTATCAATATTCGGTGAGCTGGACAGTTACTATATCAAAGTACTAAAGGAAAATTACATCACTTTGGACAAGGGTTACAATTCTTTCCCAACAATGATACCTGGCACTTGTTACTTCAACTCTGTTATGGTAAGTTTTCTGACCTTCCTTATTGTGGCctttcacttttttttcttcattttttttctctctaaaTAGGACACATATTCGATGAGTGCATACACGTGGATAAAATTGTAGTCTCTCTTATTCTATTTAttagtcttatttatttttgttattattctctaatcacttttaatttgtattttattctttatttttaagttaaaatatagtttgtgagatcttgtttcattcttctcaatacaagaattattatgattattaacttttgataatttttaattaagaataattagatatattaacagttaaaatattaaatcagcaagtgtgaaaaactaaatgggactaaTGTGTTGAATAATAGTTTTAATAGTGTTCTTCTCctcattttataattaaaaaggaattaaaaatttttgataaactATGCACACTTCACAAATTAGTTCTACACTTACATGGTACTAACGATtaacaattaatattattttactttatattttttatatataagaaaaatatgcttaattaaaatcttatttgatttatcttaatgtatttttatataatattatagtattatataataatatttaatttattatttttcatatgtACAAGTGAAAGAATATATTTAAAGCCAAAATAGTGATTTGAATAGTATGAAAATAAAACGTAATAGTTAATTTGAACTAGAGCAAGTATATATAAATCTGCAAACTGCATACATCAAATGTAAGACGTGAAATATGAAGTGCAACTTATAGAGATGAAGCTTAATTAAGTTCTAAGGAACCCATGATCATCGCCGACTTGGATTTCacttattattgtttattctagaacaataattaaattgaatttttttttttttttttttttttgtaatagttgatataaataaattatgtgTGTAGTGTATGTACGtgctattatataattataaaaaacaatagGTCCCAAGCACTAAAGATGTACTTTTGGCTTTGCTCCGGTAGacacataatttattttgatatgGGAAAAGTTAACGGTAATCTCTATGTTCAAATGAATGGATTATTATCCTTATAAATATATAGTCTGAATGAGAAAATCCCATGTAACtcaaatatataagaatataTTGAGTCACAAAAGgagtactaataataataatattaataataataataataataataataataataataataataataataataataataataatgaattgaattaatttttggtttatattaagGTGAGAAAATTAAGTACACTAGTTATGTAAGAAGAGATATGAGAAAGATATATAAGAATTTGAAGTAGTAAATGACATCGAAAATTCAATTATAACGGCAAGCTTGCTTCAAAAGATCTCATATGTGATTTTATGTGAAAAAATTAGGAATTTTATGTCAAAAAATTAGGGAAAAATTAACTAATATATAAGTTTAATGAGTTACTCATCTCATTACGTACCAATtgtaattggtttaaaatgtGACACCATCGCGTTTGTATACATTTAATTTGAGTGAGTTTTGTTTATAATATAAGCATGCTAATAGATTTCAGAGTAGTAGTATTCATTTTATTAAgagttagaaaaaaaaattaatcataacttttttctattaatttttatgatcaCTTCTTGGTCTAACTTtactttttggaaaaataaaacaatccAGGCAAGGAGGAAAATAGGACAAATCATAAAAgagataatgaatgaaagacGGGAGAAAAGATTGGCAACAAGAGATCTTTTaggttatttattaaattttaatgaagatGGGAAAACCTTAAAAGATGATCAAATTGTGGATAATGTAATTGGAGTTTTATTTGCTGCTCAAGACACAGCTGCAAGCCTATTGACTTGGATTTTGAAGTACATTACTGATTTACCTCATTTACTTGACCAAATTAAGGTGATTATTCTGTCCTATAATAATCTTTTATCGCTGTAAAATGTATTAGctctttcatttaaattattgtcTAGAGTCCGAACTATGTGGTCTAAGTTACGTGGTCTTAAACTCTCAAACTTAAACAATTGGTCGGTctatattcaataataaaacaCAATAGGTGGGCTTGTCAATACAAAAATAGGCCCAAATAGCGATGACACAAAGCGTCGCATGCTAACGACCCGACGAAGAACTTTTGCTCCACATTATCCCATTCGAGGCTTAAAAATGGATGTCAGCTTGTCACCAAAACTGGCCACCGCCTGTTTCCTCGCCACCTTCTGTCATCTTTTGACGACCTTACTAAATCGTTGCTCAACATTTTttagataaaaacaaaaaaaattagcgACAACTAGTTAGTGGTCGTCGCCAGGTCTTCactacttttaaaaaattaaaaatttgccCAATGAATATAATGTATACGTAGCTAGACCGTCGCtaatatcaaaaaaatgaaaatataaaaaacgccCTGACTTGGCTACCGTCTTAGGTCGTCTCCAAATTGGGCGACGATTCATGGCCGTAGCCAGGCCTATTATTGtcttaaaaaaagttttaaacacGTTTAATATTGAGTGATGATTAGGCGACCACTAAGGGTTGACGCTGACTTCATTTATCGTCATATTGTcacctttttttaaaattgacgACAAACTTGTGCCCGTCTCCTTTTGATCgtcaaaattttaacttttttatattatattttaaaaaataaacaatacataaatttaattttagcaAATCGAGCTAATGTTCGATTAATATTGATAATTGCgccttattaaatattttttgagaAAACTTACaaagaataatccaatcttactaattttctataataatttcaaattttgattaaacataaataatctCGACTATAGTGGATGATTGCTATAAATTACCAAGGTAACCTATCAgctataaaaagttattttacggtaaaaaaaaagaaattaaatacaaaattaaattataaaagataaaataaaatatttttccttttttaacaATCAATCTGCAAAACCGAtcaccattttaacatttttgactaaaaagtttaaaaatataaagtttatttttaattttaacttttaacttttaatatttttcatttttgattttatttttccgTTTTTAGCAATCAATCTGCAAAAACAGGTCACCATTTGAGCAACAATATTCCTGATTAAGTGTATTTAAAATcgggattattcatagttaatttaaattagatttattataggaaaatcaataaaaaattagattattctatgtaattttccatattttttattgtatgaGGTCATTTTGATAATTATTCTATCTATACATAAATATTAAGCAAACACAAAATTAGGACTGTCAacgtttattattattatttattatattacttaTCTTATTTGGAAGGCTTGACATTTAGAATGTTACATCATCCAACAACGAAATAAAAATTTCAGAGTGAGCAAATGGCAATTTACAAAGCGAATGGTGATGGAGAGAAGCCATTGACATGGGCGCAAATTAGAGATATGTACATGACACATAAGGTATGTTAGTTGTCAAACTGTAGATGAGTTTGGTTTCATGTGACTTAAAAGGCTAATCTTTGTTAATTCATTGGTGCAAAATTAGGTCATATTGGAGAGCTTAAGGATGGCAAGCATAATATCATTTACATATCGAGAAGCAACCCAGGATGTGGTTTATGATGGTAAGTGTgcgtattatatatatatatatatatacatatatatatatatatatatatatatatatatatatatatatatatatatatatatatacatatacatatatatatatatacatatatatatatatatatacatatatatatatatacatatatatatatatacatatacatatatgtacatgtacatatatatgtacatgtacatatatatgtatatatgtatatatgtatatatatatatatgtatatatatatatatatatatatatatatatatatatatatatatatatatatatatatgtatatatatatatatatatatatatatatatatatatatatatatatatatatatatgtatatatatctatgtatatctatgtatatctatgtatatgtatatatatctatatatatctatatatgtatatatatatatatatatatatatatatatatatatatatatatatatatatatatatatgtatatatatatatatgtatatgtatatgtatatgtatatgtatatgtatatatatatgtatatgtatatatatatatatacatatacatatatatatatcatatatatatatatatatatatatatgtgtgtgtgtgtgtgtgtgtgt
This genomic stretch from Amaranthus tricolor cultivar Red isolate AtriRed21 chromosome 9, ASM2621246v1, whole genome shotgun sequence harbors:
- the LOC130824248 gene encoding abscisic acid 8'-hydroxylase 4; the protein is MGSIFGDFLLYAMIIIVIRYGLLLMKKLNHRRVYAKYGAKLPPGSLGWPYIGETLQLFSQNPQQFFTSRQKRYGDIFKTHILGCPCIMVASPEAVKFVLMAKANLFKPTYPKSKERLIGSLAIFFQQGSYHAQIRKLVQTSLSLDTIKPLIPDVQVIAKSTLDSWANGQIIHVFYELKKFTFDVAVLSIFGELDSYYIKVLKENYITLDKGYNSFPTMIPGTCYFNSVMARRKIGQIIKEIMNERREKRLATRDLLGYLLNFNEDGKTLKDDQIVDNVIGVLFAAQDTAASLLTWILKYITDLPHLLDQIKSEQMAIYKANGDGEKPLTWAQIRDMYMTHKVILESLRMASIISFTYREATQDVVYDGYLIPKGWKVLPLFRNIHHNPAFFEDPHIFDPSRFEAATIKPHTFMPFGYGAHACPGNEVAKLLMLIFVHHLVTQFRWEVVGPQGGVEYDPFPIPQHGLPAKFWKTSQTTPTQIHG